The following are encoded in a window of Rosa chinensis cultivar Old Blush chromosome 4, RchiOBHm-V2, whole genome shotgun sequence genomic DNA:
- the LOC112200381 gene encoding palmitoyl-monogalactosyldiacylglycerol delta-7 desaturase, chloroplastic has translation MGGLVVSIVTTPFVQFWGRSWNLVDIIRAATLLALHGLCLFAPFHFTLAAFWVAAALSILTGFGVTLGFHRHLAHKSLRLPKWLEYLFAYFGVLSLQGSPIEWVSTHRYHHQFTDTERDPHSPLKGFWFSHMGWIFDSTSRYRKNGGLKNVEDMKKQWFYTFLHRTYVLHIIVSGALLYALGGLPSFIWGMGVRTVCVFHITLLVNSAGHIWGTQVWNTGDLSKNNWLLGWIALGEGWHNNHHAFEYSARQGLEWWQVDLTWYAITALQAIGLATDVKVPTESQMRRKALKKY, from the exons ATGGGGGGCCTTGTGGTGAGTATTGTGACGACTCCCTTTGTACAATTTTGGGGGAGATCATGGAATTTGGTAGACATAATTAGAGCGGCTACTTTGCTGGCCCTCCACGGCCTCTGTTTGTTTGCTCCGTTTCATTTCACATTGGCTGCCTTTTGGGTGGCCGCCGCGCTCTCTATTCTCACTGGTTTTGGAGTCACTCTGGGTTTCCATAGACACCTTGCGCACAAGAGTTTACGGCTTCCCAAATGGCTCGAGTACTTGTTTGCCTATTTCGGGGTTCTATCACTTCAG GGAAGTCCGATAGAATGGGTGAGCACGCACCGATACCATCACCAGTTTACAGACACAGAGAGAGACCCTCACAGCCCCTTGAAGGGTTTCTGGTTTAGTCATATGGGTTGGATCTTTGATAGCACTTCTCGATATCGAAAA AATGGAGGATTGAAGAACGTTGAGGATATGAAGAAGCAGTGGTTCTATACATTTCTTCATCGGACATACGTTTTACACATAATTGTTTCTGGAGCTTTGCTCTATGCCCTAGGTGGACTACCTTCCTTTATTTGGGGAATG GGAGTGAGGACGGTATGTGTTTTCCACATCACTTTGCTAGTAAACTCTGCCGGTCACATCTGGGGAACACAAGTATGGAACACCGGCGACCTGTCAAAGAACAATTG GTTGTTGGGATGGATCGCACTTGGAGAAGGGTGGCACAACAACCATCATGCATTTGAATACTCAGCTCGACAAGGTCTGGAATGGTGGCAAGTCGACTTGACTTGGTATGCAATCACAGCTCTTCAAGCAATTGGGTTGGCAACTGACGTCAAAGTTCCCACTGAATCTCAGATGCGCCGCAAGGCCCTCAAAAAATATTGA
- the LOC112199490 gene encoding transcription initiation factor TFIID subunit 1-like gives MANPTSCPGSFRNEFNLESISTIGIEFATWNIHVDDKIVKAQIWDTTGQERYNVGLANILERIVESLKDRIEISYLFLKPVSKKEAPDYRDIIEHPMDLSTIKVKVRNMEYKSREQFRQGVWQIAFNAHKYNDGRNPDIPPLADELLNFCDYMLVENEESLTEAELGIEYRDM, from the exons ATGGCAAATCCAACCTCTTGTCCAGGTTCATTTCGCAACGAGTTCAACCTCGAGTCTATATCCACCATCGGCATCGAGTTCGCCACTTGGAACATCCATGTCGATGATAAGATCGTCAAGGCCCAGATTTGGGACACCACTGGCCAAGAAAG ATATAAT GTTGGTTTGGCAAACATCTTGGAGCGCATTGTAGAGTCCCTCAAAGATCGAATTGAAATCTCGTATCTTTTTCTAAAACCAGTATCCAAAAAGGAAGCTCCTGATTACCGGGACATCATAGAGCACCCAATGGATCTGTCGACAATCAAGGTGAAGGTTCGGAATATGGAGTACAAGAGCCGGGAGCAATTCAGACAAGGTGTGTGGCAGATTGCCTTTAATGCTCATAAATATAATGATGGGCGTAACCCGGATATCCCTCCACTTGCAGATGAGCTTTTAAACTTTTGTGACTATATGTTGGTTGAGAATGAAGAAAGCTTGACTGAAGCGGAATTAGGCATTGAATATAGAGATATGTAG
- the LOC112196450 gene encoding FIP1[V]-like protein isoform X3: protein MADLDDDFGDIYTDVEAQAASAINGVSDFAQFYTEAEDQQDRNDSNNNAKNGKGFVSDSKKPKEELGGKVLGSESDEDYSDSEDDLNIVLNDGGCKGIPFPVSGGGSMRVDDYEDEDDDALVPMKDCKYVWTQGSTCPSNGKANESLDLVSPMPFGGDHSQISRVRDTPNPVVIRNRYGFRLPWYRTILDVDVESFEEKSWRYPEVDITDYFNFDLNEDSWKEYCNSLEQLRRLKSTQYGMPGSSKFYQVKEAGSEYGRFTQETMPKEMNYAGSWTYASPSSTVSDFRVRQLELPKGKAIQIEDSVVERQPSFDSRHPQSWNSDVVIQISVHDPTQETSHSGEEHGHTNSRAHETSENGELDANGNQNNISYNTTTDDDSSLGSPEANTRKLDRCSQKISASHPMTIDSDDHSNQVIGVDGDNHKEVNGISLEAIEIANKVTESLDRNTSCADQCMMETLLLVSDGDDHLSLISSCFASDSEASKNSVHFDPEDIHTPVSPVVNSHTEPHKPVTSSFKNSKSNCIKRKRVDIQDYSICRSSSQKKHNHQARRLNSGDEPSKHRNNDNDRSPTSDTENPYNRNCSENFRGQKDRLRDSGGSNIEDSPDYKEPKFSCHYGIRYDDNHHRNQRDKRNFSSRKGSHLFQEKLDPYTKRTFNERQTFCEDKDRDWSHFGRMQFTEERSPLPSRESRGLHYRCSSTVEERGAQWGRNSNKLLFKKISNYKWHEDDFLGEKAGRYASFTSRKGNNFDDFDERQLPPVRRELSNWGRRGGYVDSPIYLDDSHSEQFEDEYCKHRENRDCSHQSYRDLYTADEGSWNLSISPRNEVSYPRTSDERYWRRVRKIDAEEANQINWFDDHHDAYEIEDNMYRNDHLRWRRSNWQSEVMRWTEDQFTFRHHSDELYSEKASRSYQKFVRREKFHAKYGPLHDGMPIDIIQPEQHGLKMARKGVGPNFINRSAKMHRVKHEQTLRRRDSMDLAVREQKVKLGKPRVKPFLTLLVYISAPIQLSKPYLFRSLQDAPKPDFRYAMVGQKVGVQRLVERG from the exons ATGGCAGATTTGGACGACGATTTCGGAGACATCTACACTGATGTCGAAGCGCAGGCCGCTTCAGCCATCAACGGCGTATCGGACTTCGCTCAGTTCTATACAGAAGCCGAAGACCAGCAAGATAGGAATGATAGTAACAACAATGCAAAGAACGGCAAGGGTTTCGTCTCCGATTCTAAGAAACCCAAAGAGGAATTGGGTGGTAAAGTTTTGGGTTCGGAGTCGGATGAGGATTACAGTGACAGTGAGGATGACCTGAATATAGTTTTGAACGATGGGGGTTGTAAAGGTATTCCCTTTCCGGTTTCAGGTGGAGGGAGCATGAGGGTTGATGAttatgaagatgaggatgatgatgctcTTGTGCCCATGAAAGATTGCAAG TATGTATGGACTCAAGGATCTACCTGTCCAAGCAATGGAAAAGCCAATGAGTCTTTGGATTTGGTGTCGCCTATGCCGTTTGGAGGAGACCACTCGCAGATTAGTCGTGTTCGTGATACACCTAATCCAGTGGTGATTCGAAATAGATATGGTTTTCGACTTCCTTGGTATAG GACCATACTGGACGTGGATGTTGAATCATTTGAGGAGAAGTCATGGAGGTATCCTGAAGTTGATATAACAGAttacttcaattttgatttgaaCGAGGACAGCTGGAAAGAGTACTGCAACTCCCTG GAACAACTTCGGCGGCTAAAATCCACACAGTATGGCATGCCTGGCTCTTCAAAATTTTATCAG GTTAAAGAAGCTGGATCTGAGTATGGCAGATTCACCCAGGAAACTATGCCTAAAGAAATGAATTATGCTGGATCATGGACATATGCTTCTCCATCATCAACAGTTTCTGATTTCAGAGTGAGACAGTTGGAACTA CCAAAAGGGAAAGCAATTCAGATAGAAGATAGTGTTGTTGAACGCCAACCATCTTTTGATAGCAGGCATCCACAAAGTTGGAATTCTGATGTTGTGATACAG ATTTCTGTGCATGATCCCACCCAGGAAACCTCCCATTCTGGTGAGGAACATGGGCATACAAATAGCAGGGCCCATGAGACATCTGAAAATGGGGAGCTTGATGCAAATGGAAACCAAAACAATATCTCATATAATACTACGACCGATGATGATTCATCATTAGGAAGTCCAGAAGCAAACACAAGAAAATTAGACAG ATGTTCCCAGAAGATCAGTGCATCCCATCCAATGACAATAGACTCCGATGATCACAGTAACCAGGTCATTGGTGTTGATGGGGATAACCATAAGGAGGTGAATGGTATCTCATTGGAGGCCATTGAAATTGCAAATAAAGTGACAGAAAGTCTTGACAGGAATACTTCCTGTGCTGATCAATGCATGATGGAGACACTATTATTGGTGAGTGATGGCGATGATCACCTTAGTCTCATTTCGTCATGTTTTGCATCTGATTCTGAAGCTTCCAAGAACAGTGTTCATTTTGATCCAGAAGATATTCATACTCCTGTAAGCCCTGTGGTGAATTCACACACTGAACCACACAAGCCTGTCACATCATCTTTTAAGAACTCAAAAAGCAATTgcatcaaaagaaaaagagttgATATCCAAGATTATTCCATCTGTAGAAGTTCTTCTCAAAAGAAGCACAATCATCAGGCCAGGAGGCTTAACAGTGGTGATGAACCAAGTAAGCACAGAAACAATGACAATGATAGGTCACCCACCTCAGATACAGAGAACCCATATAACAGGAATTGCTCAGAGAATTTTCGTGGACAGAAGGACAGGCTGCGAGATTCTGGCGGTAGTAACATAGAAGATAGTCCAGATTATAAAGAACCAAAGTTTTCCTGCCATTATGGTATTAGATATGATGATAACCATCATCGGAATCAAAGAGATAAGAGAAATTTTTCAAGTAGAAAAGGTAGTCACCTGTTCCAAGAGAAACTAGATCCATATACGAAAAGAACTTTTAATGAAAGGCAGACTTTCTGTGAAGATAAGGATAGAGATTGGAGTCACTTTGGAAGAATGCAGTTCACTGAAGAGAGGAGTCCTCTCCCCAGCAGGGAGTCCAGGGGGTTGCATTATAGGTGTTCCTCCACCGTTGAGGAAAGGGGTGCTCAATGGGGAAGGAATAGCAACAAACTGCTATTTAAGAAAATATCCAATTATAAGTGGCATGAAGATGATTTTCTGGGAGAAAAAGCTGGGAGATACGCATCATTCACTAGTCGAAAAGGGAATAATTTTGATGACTTTGATGAGAGGCAGTTGCCACCCGTCAGGAGAGAATTAAGTAACTGGGGGCGAAGGGGTGGATATGTGGACAGTCCCATTTATTTGGATGATTCACACTCTGAGCAATTTGAAGATGAATATTGCAAACACAGAGAAAATCGAGACTGCTCCCATCAGTCTTACAGAGACTTGTATACAGCTGATGAAGGAAGCTGGAATCTCTCCATATCACCAAGAAATGAAGTTTCTTACCCAAGAACAAGTGATGAAAGATATTGGAGACGTGTGAGAAAAATAGATGCCGAAGAAGCCAATCAGATTAATTGGTTTGATGATCACCATGATGCTTATGAAATCGAAGATAACATGTATCGTAATGATCATTTAAGGTGGAGAAGATCTAACTGGCAATCTGAAGTTATGCGCTGGACTGAAGACCAGTTTACTTTCAGACATCACAGTGATGAATTGTATTCTGAGAAAGCATCACGTTCTTATCAGAAATTTGTACGGCGTGAAAAATTTCATGCTAAATATGGTCCTCTGCATGATGGAATGCCTATTGATATTATACAGCCAGAGCAGCATGGATTGAAAATGGCCAGAAAAGGAGTCGGTCCTAACTTTATTAATAGAAGTGCTAAGATGCATAGAGTTAAGCATGAGCAGACGTTGAGGCGCAGGGATTCGATGGACTTGGCTGTTAGGGAACAAAAGGTAAAGTTGGGGAAACCAAGGGTGAAACCTTTCCTCACCCTACTTGTATATATCAGTGCTCCAATTCAGTTGAGCAAGCCTTATTTATTCAG